From Cucumis melo cultivar AY chromosome 1, USDA_Cmelo_AY_1.0, whole genome shotgun sequence, a single genomic window includes:
- the LOC103500040 gene encoding uncharacterized protein LOC103500040 isoform X2 yields the protein MAKLIFPSLLLLSSLSLVLLFTPSRMSAQSSHSDSDSPAVHIVYVEKPRDEQPEAYHIRILTSVLVKKLPGKLFCIATRMLLVPSLLVLLPIRSPSLPNKKEFYKLFQAVLFSCIQGLPTFTR from the exons ATGGCGAAATTGATTTTTCCTTCTCTCCTTTTGCTATCCTCACTTTCTCTCGTGTTACTGTTTACACCTTCCCGGATGTCCGCCCAATCCTCCCACTCCGACTCCGATTCCCCGGCGGTCCATATCGTTTACGTGGAGAAGCCTCGTGATGAACAACCTGAGGCCTATCACATCCGAATCCTAACTTCTGTTCTCG TGAAGAAGCTGCCAGGGAAGCTCTTTTGTATAGCTACAAGAATGCTGCTAGTGCCTTCTCTGCTAGTCTTACTCCCCATCAGGTCGCCCAGCTTGCCA AACAAGAAGGAGTTTTACAAGTTGTTCCAAGCCGTACTCTTCAGCTGCATTCAGGGCCTTCCCACCTTCACTAGATGA
- the LOC103500040 gene encoding subtilisin-like protease SBT3.17 isoform X1, giving the protein MAKLIFPSLLLLSSLSLVLLFTPSRMSAQSSHSDSDSPAVHIVYVEKPRDEQPEAYHIRILTSVLGSEEAAREALLYSYKNAASAFSASLTPHQVAQLAKQEGVLQVVPSRTLQLHSGPSHLH; this is encoded by the exons ATGGCGAAATTGATTTTTCCTTCTCTCCTTTTGCTATCCTCACTTTCTCTCGTGTTACTGTTTACACCTTCCCGGATGTCCGCCCAATCCTCCCACTCCGACTCCGATTCCCCGGCGGTCCATATCGTTTACGTGGAGAAGCCTCGTGATGAACAACCTGAGGCCTATCACATCCGAATCCTAACTTCTGTTCTCGGCAG TGAAGAAGCTGCCAGGGAAGCTCTTTTGTATAGCTACAAGAATGCTGCTAGTGCCTTCTCTGCTAGTCTTACTCCCCATCAGGTCGCCCAGCTTGCCA AACAAGAAGGAGTTTTACAAGTTGTTCCAAGCCGTACTCTTCAGCTGCATTCAGGGCCTTCCCACCTTCACTAG